From the Flavimarina sp. Hel_I_48 genome, one window contains:
- a CDS encoding inorganic diphosphatase, translating to MTVDKIETFDVLIEIPKGSRNKYEYDFKLKKLRYDRMIFSSMMYPADYGFIPETLALDKDPLDVLVLVTEPTFPGCVIEVKPIGVFHMTDEKGPDEKIICVPVSDPIANTVTDLDELNPHLIKEIEHFFQVYKDLEKKKVDVGGWGDVHEAKKIIAQCIKRFEKSDVPASEVSL from the coding sequence ATGACAGTAGATAAAATAGAAACGTTTGACGTTCTTATTGAAATCCCCAAAGGAAGTCGGAATAAATATGAATACGACTTCAAATTAAAGAAGTTGCGTTATGACCGCATGATCTTCTCATCAATGATGTACCCGGCAGACTATGGTTTTATACCAGAAACCCTGGCACTGGATAAAGATCCATTGGACGTTCTCGTACTTGTTACTGAACCTACGTTTCCAGGTTGTGTTATTGAAGTAAAGCCCATAGGCGTATTTCATATGACTGATGAAAAAGGTCCAGATGAAAAAATCATTTGTGTGCCCGTTAGCGATCCTATTGCAAATACGGTTACTGATCTTGATGAACTTAACCCGCACTTGATCAAAGAGATCGAACACTTTTTTCAGGTTTATAAGGATCTAGAGAAGAAAAAAGTTGATGTAGGTGGTTGGGGCGATGTTCATGAAGCGAAAAAAATTATTGCTCAATGTATCAAGCGCTTTGAAAAGAGTGATGTACCTGCCAGTGAGGTAAGTCTATAA
- a CDS encoding succinylglutamate desuccinylase/aspartoacylase family protein yields the protein MDQKIDRILGTYSSGKKGPLLFLSGGIHGNEPSGVEAILKVFNQLKKDKPQIAGTVVGVSGNKIALNKGTRYIEEDLNRSWTEENIRLKKKNSSEQKQMFEIIDVLQKYPAEAFTKRYFLDCHTTSSASLPYISVQVVNENDEWAHRFPPYIIRGFSDIVYGCIDHYLSRIGVTGFVFEGGRHDSPHAVENHEGMIWIALEKACDLDLKSLSEMPKSIGKINNSQKDQKTFEIVHRFGLEDGDTFSMEPGYENFQKIKKGELLAICNNKEIRSSWDARIFMPLYQDQGNDGFFVIKEVES from the coding sequence TTGGATCAGAAAATAGACCGCATACTGGGAACTTACAGTTCAGGAAAAAAAGGTCCGCTACTTTTTTTAAGTGGGGGCATTCATGGTAATGAACCCAGTGGCGTGGAAGCAATCCTAAAAGTTTTTAACCAACTTAAAAAAGATAAACCTCAGATCGCGGGTACGGTTGTGGGCGTTTCCGGAAACAAGATAGCGCTCAACAAAGGTACGCGTTACATTGAAGAAGACCTCAACCGCTCCTGGACCGAAGAGAATATTCGTTTGAAGAAAAAAAATTCCAGCGAACAAAAGCAAATGTTCGAAATTATAGATGTTTTACAAAAGTATCCCGCTGAAGCTTTTACAAAGCGTTACTTTCTGGACTGCCACACAACATCCTCTGCGAGTCTTCCCTATATTTCCGTACAGGTCGTTAATGAAAATGATGAGTGGGCACACCGTTTTCCACCTTATATTATACGTGGGTTTTCTGACATTGTTTACGGTTGCATAGATCATTACCTAAGCAGAATAGGTGTAACGGGATTCGTTTTTGAAGGCGGCAGACATGATAGTCCGCATGCGGTTGAAAATCACGAGGGCATGATCTGGATAGCACTTGAAAAAGCCTGCGATCTTGATCTAAAATCACTTTCGGAAATGCCAAAATCGATTGGAAAAATTAATAATAGTCAAAAAGACCAAAAGACTTTTGAAATTGTTCATCGTTTCGGGCTAGAGGATGGAGATACATTCTCAATGGAACCCGGTTATGAAAATTTTCAGAAAATCAAAAAAGGAGAGTTGTTGGCTATTTGCAACAATAAAGAAATACGGAGTAGCTGGGATGCACGCATCTTTATGCCATTATATCAAGATCAGGGAAATGACGGCTTTTTTGTGATTAAGGAAGTGGAATCCTAA
- a CDS encoding esterase, translated as MKNHIVVALLFIATFTQAQEALFGGQQVSSPELNEDNSVTFRLNAPNADAVQVTGDFLPSEKVDTPMGQMDGPGKVNLIQEKDSVWVFETEPLDPELYSYSFIVDGFKTTDPANPFLIRDVASVTNIFIVPGKQADLYRVQDVPHGTVASRWYDSPGLEKERKISIYTPPGYENSTEEYPVLYLLHGAGGDEEAWLSLGRTAQILDNLIAEGRAKPMIVVMPNGNVGQDAAPGAGSEGYYTPQFMTPETMNGKYEANFKDIIDFVESNYRVKADKANRAIAGLSMGGYHSLHISRIYPDTFDYIGLFSAAIMPRDDKSGKGVYSNFDETLKTQMDNGYKLYWIAIGKKDFLYKANEEYRAKLDAMGMPYEYVESDGGHIWRNWRVYLSDFAPMLFKD; from the coding sequence ATGAAAAACCATATAGTAGTTGCACTCCTTTTTATAGCAACTTTTACTCAGGCGCAAGAAGCATTATTCGGGGGGCAGCAGGTAAGTTCGCCAGAGCTTAACGAAGATAATTCGGTAACGTTTAGGTTAAACGCACCTAATGCAGACGCTGTACAGGTGACCGGCGATTTTCTGCCAAGCGAAAAAGTAGATACCCCTATGGGGCAGATGGATGGCCCGGGCAAAGTAAACCTTATTCAGGAAAAAGACAGTGTCTGGGTTTTTGAGACTGAACCCCTTGATCCCGAATTGTACAGTTATTCTTTCATCGTAGATGGCTTCAAAACCACAGATCCCGCAAATCCATTTTTGATTCGCGATGTGGCTTCGGTGACAAATATCTTTATCGTTCCCGGTAAACAGGCTGATCTCTACCGCGTACAGGATGTACCTCATGGTACCGTTGCCAGTCGCTGGTATGATTCTCCCGGTTTAGAAAAAGAACGTAAAATTTCAATTTATACCCCGCCAGGATATGAAAATTCGACTGAGGAGTATCCAGTTTTGTATCTACTACATGGTGCGGGAGGTGATGAAGAAGCATGGTTGTCCTTGGGCCGTACAGCTCAGATTCTTGATAATCTTATTGCTGAAGGTAGGGCGAAGCCAATGATTGTAGTAATGCCAAACGGAAACGTGGGGCAAGATGCTGCGCCGGGTGCTGGTAGCGAAGGATATTATACTCCGCAGTTTATGACGCCAGAAACGATGAATGGTAAATATGAAGCGAACTTTAAGGATATTATTGATTTTGTTGAGTCTAATTACCGTGTAAAAGCAGATAAAGCAAATCGTGCGATCGCAGGTCTTTCTATGGGTGGATACCATAGTTTGCATATTTCCCGCATATACCCAGATACTTTTGATTATATCGGTTTGTTTTCGGCGGCGATCATGCCTCGCGATGATAAAAGCGGTAAAGGGGTTTACAGTAATTTTGATGAAACGCTGAAAACTCAGATGGATAACGGCTATAAGCTTTATTGGATCGCTATTGGGAAAAAGGATTTTCTATATAAAGCAAATGAAGAATACCGGGCTAAACTGGATGCGATGGGTATGCCCTACGAATATGTGGAAAGTGACGGTGGCCATATCTGGAGGAACTGGCGCGTCTATCTTTCTGACTTTGCGCCTATGCTATTTAAGGATTAA
- a CDS encoding sodium-translocating pyrophosphatase: MEANIILLPIALAILGLIFMFIKRSWVKKQPAGDDKMQSISKSIKEGALAFLAAEYRLLLIFVLIASALLFFISTLVESTSWMIVPAFIIGAIFSALAGNIGMRIATDANARTAEAAKTSLPQALKVSFNGGTVMGMGVAGLAVLGISLFFMFFSAQFMGQTGDFYMDMTIVLEALAGFSLGAESIALFARVGGGIYTKAADVGADLVGKVEAGIPEDDPRNPATIADNVGDNVGDVAGMGADLFGSYVATVLAAMVLGNYMIRDISINTGVLFQDEFSNMGPILLPVVIAGVGILASILGTFLVKISSNDARESKVQKALDTGNWVAIILTLIASFFLIQWMLPETIQMNFFGEGGYQEISSMNVFWSACIGLAVGALISLVTAHYTSLGKGPVMSIVKNSSTGAATNIIAGLAVGMKSTFLSVLLFAAAIYGSYELAGFYGVALAASAMMATTAMQLAIDAFGPIADNAGGVAEMSNLPDEVRERTDILDSVGNTTAAVGKGFAIASAALTALALFAAYVTFTGIDGINIFKADVLAALFVGGMIPVIFSALAMQSVGKAAMEMVQEVRRQFREIPGILEGTGKPEYGKCVEISTKAALREMILPGLITIITPILMGLIFGPEPLGGYMAGVCVSGVMWAIFQNNAGGAWDNAKKSFEAGVEINGEMSYKGSDAHKAAVTGDTVGDPFKDTSGPSMNILIKLTCLVGLVIAPILGDHDEPVSAVRTGSKTIQVVADAEDINTTEAVLEMNGENKKD; encoded by the coding sequence ATGGAGGCAAATATTATTCTACTGCCCATCGCGCTGGCGATCTTAGGGCTTATTTTTATGTTCATCAAACGGTCATGGGTAAAGAAACAACCCGCCGGAGACGACAAAATGCAAAGTATTTCCAAAAGTATAAAGGAAGGTGCGCTTGCTTTCCTGGCTGCTGAATACCGATTGTTATTGATTTTTGTGCTGATCGCTTCAGCACTTTTGTTTTTTATATCAACCCTTGTTGAAAGTACCAGCTGGATGATCGTTCCCGCATTTATTATAGGAGCCATCTTTTCGGCACTAGCCGGTAACATTGGGATGCGTATCGCCACAGATGCTAACGCACGTACTGCGGAAGCGGCAAAAACCAGTTTGCCACAAGCTTTAAAAGTAAGTTTTAACGGTGGTACGGTTATGGGCATGGGAGTTGCCGGACTTGCAGTCCTTGGTATTTCCCTGTTTTTTATGTTCTTCTCTGCCCAGTTTATGGGTCAAACAGGCGATTTTTATATGGATATGACCATTGTTTTAGAAGCACTTGCTGGCTTCTCCCTTGGTGCAGAGTCCATTGCGCTTTTTGCCCGGGTAGGTGGTGGTATTTATACAAAAGCGGCAGATGTGGGCGCTGATCTTGTGGGTAAGGTAGAAGCTGGTATTCCTGAAGATGATCCTAGAAATCCTGCGACAATTGCAGACAATGTGGGTGATAATGTGGGCGATGTGGCCGGTATGGGTGCAGACCTTTTTGGTAGTTATGTTGCAACAGTTTTGGCGGCCATGGTGCTGGGAAATTATATGATACGCGATATTTCCATAAATACCGGTGTTCTGTTTCAGGATGAATTTAGTAATATGGGACCTATTTTATTGCCGGTCGTTATTGCGGGAGTCGGGATCTTAGCCTCCATATTAGGTACTTTTCTAGTAAAAATAAGCAGTAATGACGCAAGGGAAAGTAAAGTGCAAAAAGCGCTTGATACGGGCAACTGGGTCGCTATTATACTTACGTTGATCGCTAGTTTTTTCCTGATACAATGGATGTTGCCTGAAACTATTCAAATGAATTTCTTTGGAGAGGGCGGTTATCAGGAAATTTCTTCCATGAATGTTTTTTGGTCAGCGTGTATAGGTCTGGCGGTGGGTGCCTTGATTTCATTGGTCACCGCCCATTATACCAGTCTGGGAAAAGGCCCGGTCATGAGTATTGTAAAAAATTCATCAACCGGGGCGGCAACCAATATTATTGCCGGTCTGGCCGTTGGTATGAAAAGTACGTTTCTTTCGGTTTTGTTATTTGCAGCCGCTATCTATGGTTCGTATGAGTTGGCCGGTTTTTATGGGGTTGCACTGGCCGCTTCAGCCATGATGGCGACCACAGCGATGCAGTTGGCTATTGATGCTTTTGGGCCTATTGCAGATAATGCGGGCGGGGTTGCAGAAATGAGTAATCTCCCAGATGAAGTTAGGGAACGTACTGATATTCTGGATTCCGTGGGAAATACTACGGCTGCCGTAGGCAAAGGGTTTGCCATTGCTTCTGCGGCACTTACTGCGCTGGCGCTTTTTGCGGCGTATGTAACCTTTACCGGAATAGATGGTATCAATATTTTTAAGGCAGATGTTCTTGCTGCCCTTTTTGTAGGTGGAATGATCCCGGTTATCTTCTCTGCACTGGCCATGCAATCTGTTGGGAAAGCAGCCATGGAAATGGTACAGGAAGTACGTCGCCAGTTTAGGGAAATCCCCGGTATTTTAGAAGGCACCGGAAAGCCGGAATATGGCAAATGTGTTGAAATTTCGACCAAAGCGGCACTTCGGGAAATGATCTTGCCCGGTCTGATTACAATTATTACCCCCATTCTTATGGGACTCATTTTTGGCCCAGAACCCTTGGGCGGTTATATGGCAGGAGTGTGCGTTTCTGGTGTTATGTGGGCTATTTTTCAGAACAATGCCGGTGGTGCCTGGGATAATGCCAAGAAATCTTTTGAAGCAGGCGTAGAGATCAACGGGGAAATGAGCTATAAAGGCAGTGATGCACACAAAGCAGCGGTAACTGGTGATACTGTGGGAGATCCTTTTAAGGATACGTCTGGCCCCTCCATGAATATATTGATAAAACTCACCTGTCTTGTAGGACTTGTGATCGCACCTATTTTAGGGGATCATGATGAACCAGTAAGTGCCGTTAGAACAGGTTCTAAGACCATACAGGTAGTTGCTGATGCGGAAGATATAAATACGACTGAAGCTGTTCTGGAAATGAACGGAGAAAATAAAAAGGATTGA
- a CDS encoding App1 family protein yields the protein MFKEILQRFGLHDKDPLQIHGYQSYGTQDHLYALGRALEFEGVNLKKKGVYNALKNAYKQFRSDELPGAKLKVRLPDNRVFYTETNTDGYYKIDITSENLEELTNDQGWLNMQLSYEGNRHDRVILNDNKFPAQMLIPEKNAEYGVISDIDDTILQTGVASLMKWRVIINTLSKGVGNRTPLKGAASLYQKLHIGKSGKASNPIFYVSNSPWNLYHYLEAFIKHNNFPKGPILLRDFRTPFDKTPVPEKPHKQHEIRNILKTYPKLNFVLIGDSGEHDADIYIEIAEEFPERIKAIYLRSVNHKKRMFRVSGLLENFVDTPA from the coding sequence ATGTTTAAGGAAATTCTACAACGCTTTGGTTTACATGATAAGGACCCATTGCAAATACATGGCTATCAAAGTTATGGAACGCAGGATCATTTGTACGCCCTGGGCCGCGCCCTTGAGTTTGAAGGTGTAAACCTTAAGAAAAAGGGTGTTTACAACGCACTTAAAAATGCGTATAAACAATTTAGAAGTGATGAGTTGCCGGGCGCAAAGCTAAAGGTGAGATTACCAGACAACCGTGTTTTTTATACGGAAACCAATACAGACGGCTATTACAAAATAGATATTACTTCTGAAAATCTCGAGGAGTTGACTAATGACCAGGGATGGTTGAACATGCAATTGTCATATGAGGGAAATAGGCATGATCGTGTGATTCTTAATGATAATAAGTTTCCTGCTCAGATGCTTATCCCTGAGAAAAATGCAGAATATGGGGTGATCAGCGATATAGATGACACAATCTTACAGACTGGCGTGGCCTCACTGATGAAGTGGAGAGTGATTATCAATACCCTTTCTAAAGGAGTGGGTAACCGAACGCCATTAAAAGGTGCGGCAAGCCTTTATCAAAAATTACATATAGGAAAGTCTGGTAAAGCATCTAACCCTATTTTTTATGTGAGTAACAGCCCATGGAATCTCTATCACTACCTTGAAGCTTTCATAAAGCATAACAATTTCCCGAAAGGGCCCATTTTGTTACGTGATTTCCGTACGCCTTTTGATAAAACACCAGTTCCTGAAAAGCCCCACAAACAACATGAAATACGTAATATTTTAAAAACCTACCCAAAGCTTAATTTTGTACTTATAGGTGACAGTGGGGAACACGATGCGGATATTTATATTGAGATTGCAGAAGAATTTCCAGAGCGTATCAAGGCAATTTACCTACGCAGTGTGAATCATAAGAAGCGTATGTTTCGGGTGAGCGGCCTGCTGGAAAATTTTGTGGATACACCTGCTTAA
- a CDS encoding MFS transporter, with protein sequence MHLRSASPQRKRYATILTFLTVPLSGFMTDVYLPSFPSMARNLEVSEQSIQLTLTSFFLSYGIVQLFVGGVLDSIGRYKPVLVSLVLLILSSIAVTFTRDVYVICLLRIVQGIATSFIVVAKRAYFVDIYNNVERKNFLSYFTIVWSCGPIIAPFLGGYLESIFGWESNFYFLAIYAAVLFAGELVIGGETIRNFKKFNLKKTTLLYRVMLKNKGFLSGILILGLSYSVVMVFNIAGPFLVEHHFNFTPVMIGYCTLALGISWMLGGIISKKMVNYAFNPKILFFSVFQLLLIGVLMALGTHYDTLLLLMGFAFIIHICSGFVFTNYFTNNMLFFPSNAGISGGLMGGLLYIITSISSYIISSSGTITTTFDMSLRYLMVALPLGIVVFIAARYRSKRLKKLLLKA encoded by the coding sequence ATGCACTTAAGATCTGCCAGTCCTCAAAGGAAACGCTACGCAACTATTCTTACGTTTCTTACGGTTCCGCTTTCGGGATTTATGACAGATGTTTATCTGCCCTCATTTCCCTCAATGGCCAGAAATCTGGAGGTTTCTGAACAAAGTATCCAGCTAACGCTCACTTCCTTCTTTTTAAGTTATGGTATCGTACAGTTGTTTGTAGGGGGTGTTTTAGATAGTATAGGCCGTTACAAACCTGTTTTGGTCTCTTTGGTACTTTTAATTTTGAGCAGCATTGCGGTTACCTTTACACGTGATGTTTATGTTATTTGCCTGTTGCGTATAGTACAGGGAATTGCTACCTCTTTTATTGTAGTGGCAAAACGCGCTTATTTTGTAGATATATACAATAACGTGGAACGGAAAAATTTCTTGAGTTATTTCACGATTGTATGGTCCTGCGGACCCATAATTGCCCCATTTCTTGGGGGTTATCTGGAAAGTATTTTTGGCTGGGAATCTAATTTTTACTTTTTGGCTATTTATGCCGCAGTATTGTTTGCGGGAGAGCTGGTAATAGGCGGGGAAACTATCCGGAATTTTAAAAAATTCAACCTAAAAAAGACCACGCTCCTTTACCGTGTGATGCTTAAAAATAAAGGCTTTCTATCTGGTATTTTGATTCTTGGCCTATCCTATTCCGTGGTGATGGTATTTAATATTGCAGGACCATTTTTAGTGGAGCATCATTTTAATTTTACTCCGGTGATGATTGGCTACTGTACCTTAGCGCTGGGTATTTCCTGGATGTTGGGCGGTATTATAAGTAAGAAAATGGTGAACTATGCGTTCAATCCTAAAATTTTATTTTTTTCTGTCTTTCAATTGCTTTTGATTGGCGTTCTTATGGCGCTGGGAACGCATTATGATACACTACTACTTTTAATGGGTTTTGCCTTTATCATCCATATCTGTAGTGGTTTTGTGTTCACCAATTACTTTACCAATAATATGCTGTTTTTTCCTAGTAACGCGGGGATTTCCGGTGGATTAATGGGCGGTTTGTTATATATAATTACTTCTATATCCAGCTATATTATATCCTCTTCGGGCACAATCACTACTACTTTTGATATGTCGTTACGGTATCTTATGGTTGCGTTGCCCCTGGGAATAGTGGTTTTTATTGCCGCCCGTTACAGAAGCAAACGCCTTAAAAAACTTTTACTGAAGGCTTAA
- a CDS encoding DUF5686 and carboxypeptidase-like regulatory domain-containing protein, whose protein sequence is MKYFNILVFVLGFSLVASAQTKVSGVVKDLQGQGVPFANVVFPGSTEGTITNEEGRFYLESDSNYTSLRVSFVGYATTDVPLQNKVNYNLEITLAEEAESMSEVLIYSGKQPKENNPAIDILRKIWENKRSNGLGQFKQYAYDKYEKVEFDLNTIDSSLINSKVFNGMEFIFDQTDTSRITGKTYLPIFINEASSKVYGDNLINEKKEDLLGNKNSGFNTNQTLIAFINDLYNDFNIYDNYLKFFDKSFTSPLSTTGINTYNYVLADSAYIKDKWCYNIIYYPRRKNELTFKGDFWVNDSTWAIKEINMQVNKSANINWVKEIYIEQEYDVLNDSTFLITRDYFLSDFALRKKEESRGIYGKRTTLYDNYVFDQERPQEFYKKRIKEYNKSIYTRDDAFWEENRMESLSKDEKGVYEMLDTLRTVPRFKNLYSVGSTLVSGYYEWDQANIDVGPIFSVFGFNDVEGMRIRLGGRTYFGQNDPWRLEGFGAYGFKDDKFKFGISGKWLLDNRSRFIIAGGYRRDVEQTAASLTSSTDVLGRNLASSSLVTVGANDRLTNIELTNFSLEAEPLKNLIARTDFTYRDLSSASPTFNLDYYTDASQSEVESVVNQAEVALSLIYEPGKITSGYGVERTVTNEWFPTLFMRYTKGIDGILNSDFDYEKIQFSYRQPWRVGGFGTFLSNVEVGKTFGEVPLSLLSVIPGNQNLFSIYSTFPQLNYYEFVTDTYLSVHLEHNFGGLLFARVPWLRRLNLREIIGLRGAYGDISDENRAINATGEPYLSPSDKPYYEYSVGVGNIFKILRIDFNFRGNYNDLPDARRFGVTGSLEFAF, encoded by the coding sequence ATGAAGTATTTCAATATCCTCGTTTTTGTGTTAGGCTTTTCTTTAGTGGCTTCAGCACAGACTAAAGTTAGCGGTGTTGTAAAAGATCTACAAGGACAAGGTGTCCCTTTTGCGAATGTAGTTTTTCCTGGTTCTACAGAAGGTACGATCACTAATGAAGAAGGTCGGTTTTACCTGGAATCAGATAGCAATTATACTTCGCTAAGGGTTTCTTTTGTAGGGTATGCCACCACAGATGTGCCGCTCCAGAATAAGGTGAACTACAATCTTGAAATAACCCTGGCGGAAGAGGCAGAAAGTATGTCAGAAGTACTTATTTACAGCGGGAAACAACCTAAGGAAAACAATCCCGCGATAGATATACTACGTAAAATCTGGGAAAATAAGCGGAGTAACGGTCTTGGTCAGTTTAAGCAATATGCCTATGATAAATATGAGAAAGTAGAGTTTGACCTTAATACTATTGATAGTTCCCTGATCAACAGCAAAGTTTTCAATGGGATGGAATTTATCTTCGATCAGACAGATACCTCGAGGATCACCGGGAAAACCTACCTGCCTATTTTTATAAACGAGGCGAGCAGCAAGGTTTACGGAGATAATCTGATCAATGAAAAGAAGGAGGATTTGTTGGGTAATAAAAACAGTGGTTTCAATACGAACCAGACCCTGATCGCTTTTATCAATGACCTATATAATGACTTCAATATATATGATAACTACCTGAAGTTTTTTGATAAAAGCTTTACAAGTCCGCTATCTACCACGGGTATCAATACCTATAATTATGTACTAGCCGATAGCGCTTACATAAAGGATAAATGGTGCTATAATATTATTTACTATCCGCGACGTAAAAATGAACTTACGTTTAAAGGTGATTTCTGGGTGAACGATTCCACCTGGGCAATCAAGGAAATCAACATGCAGGTGAATAAAAGCGCTAATATAAATTGGGTGAAAGAGATCTACATTGAGCAGGAATATGATGTCCTTAACGATAGTACCTTTCTTATAACCAGGGATTATTTCCTTTCAGATTTCGCACTGCGGAAAAAGGAGGAAAGCCGGGGAATTTATGGTAAGCGCACAACACTTTATGACAATTACGTTTTTGATCAGGAACGGCCACAGGAATTTTACAAAAAGCGTATAAAAGAATACAATAAGTCTATTTATACCCGTGATGATGCCTTCTGGGAAGAGAACAGGATGGAATCCCTGAGCAAGGATGAAAAAGGGGTTTATGAAATGCTGGATACACTTCGCACCGTCCCCCGCTTTAAGAACCTATATAGCGTTGGCTCGACACTGGTATCTGGTTATTATGAATGGGACCAGGCAAATATTGATGTGGGGCCTATATTTTCAGTATTTGGCTTTAACGACGTCGAGGGAATGCGCATACGTCTGGGCGGCCGCACGTATTTTGGTCAAAATGACCCGTGGCGGCTGGAAGGTTTTGGGGCCTACGGTTTTAAAGATGATAAATTTAAATTTGGTATTTCCGGGAAATGGCTGCTTGATAACAGAAGCCGTTTTATCATCGCTGGTGGTTATCGCCGGGATGTGGAGCAGACTGCGGCGAGCTTAACTTCTTCTACAGATGTGCTGGGCAGAAACCTGGCTTCTTCCTCGCTGGTGACCGTAGGGGCAAATGACCGACTGACCAATATAGAACTCACTAATTTTTCGCTGGAAGCTGAGCCGCTAAAAAACTTGATTGCCCGTACAGATTTCACCTATCGCGATCTGAGTTCGGCATCGCCTACTTTCAATCTTGACTATTATACAGATGCCAGCCAGAGCGAGGTTGAATCTGTAGTGAATCAGGCTGAAGTGGCACTGAGCCTCATCTATGAGCCGGGTAAGATCACCTCTGGATATGGGGTGGAGCGCACCGTGACCAATGAGTGGTTCCCTACGCTTTTTATGCGCTATACCAAGGGAATTGACGGAATTTTAAACAGTGATTTTGACTATGAGAAAATTCAATTTTCTTATCGTCAGCCTTGGCGTGTAGGCGGCTTTGGTACCTTTTTGTCAAATGTGGAGGTAGGTAAAACTTTTGGGGAGGTTCCGCTCAGTTTGCTGAGTGTTATACCGGGTAATCAAAACCTCTTTTCCATTTACAGTACGTTTCCCCAACTCAATTATTATGAGTTTGTTACAGATACTTACTTATCTGTGCATTTAGAACATAATTTTGGAGGATTGCTTTTTGCAAGAGTGCCCTGGCTGCGAAGGTTGAACCTGCGGGAAATAATAGGCCTGCGAGGTGCTTATGGTGATATTTCTGATGAAAACAGGGCCATAAACGCTACGGGTGAACCTTATCTTTCCCCTAGTGATAAGCCCTATTATGAATATAGTGTAGGTGTAGGAAATATCTTTAAAATATTGCGTATTGACTTTAATTTTAGAGGGAATTATAATGATTTGCCAGATGCCCGCAGGTTTGGCGTAACTGGCTCTCTTGAATTCGCATTTTAG
- a CDS encoding pyruvate dehydrogenase complex E1 component subunit beta: MKTIQFREAVCEAMSEEMRRDETVYLMGEEVAQYNGAYKASKGMLDEFGEDRIIDTPISELGFAGIAIGSAMNGNRPIVEYMTFNFSLVGIDQIINNAAKIRQMSGGQFNCPVVFRGPTASAGQLGATHSQAFESWFANTPGLKVIVPSNPADAKGLLKSAIRDDDPCIFMESEQMYGDKGEVPEGEYLIPIGVADIKREGTDVTIVSFGKIIKEAYKAADELAKEDISCEIIDLRTVRPLDIDAIITSVKKTNRLVILEEAWPFGNVSTEITFQVQEKAFDFLDAPIIKINTADTPAPYSPVLFKEWIPNSDDVILAVKKVLYK; encoded by the coding sequence ATGAAAACGATACAATTTAGGGAAGCGGTTTGTGAAGCGATGAGCGAAGAGATGCGCCGCGATGAAACTGTTTACCTTATGGGCGAGGAAGTTGCCCAGTATAATGGGGCTTATAAAGCTTCAAAAGGGATGCTTGATGAATTTGGGGAAGATCGTATTATTGATACTCCCATTTCTGAACTTGGCTTCGCCGGTATTGCCATAGGTAGCGCCATGAACGGTAACCGACCCATTGTTGAGTACATGACGTTCAACTTTTCCCTTGTAGGTATTGATCAGATTATAAACAATGCTGCAAAAATACGTCAGATGTCTGGTGGGCAGTTTAACTGTCCGGTTGTTTTCCGGGGACCAACGGCTTCTGCGGGTCAACTGGGTGCAACGCACTCCCAGGCTTTTGAAAGCTGGTTTGCCAATACGCCAGGTCTTAAAGTAATCGTTCCTTCAAATCCTGCTGATGCTAAAGGATTGCTCAAATCTGCAATTCGTGATGATGATCCATGTATTTTTATGGAGAGCGAGCAAATGTATGGCGATAAGGGCGAGGTGCCAGAAGGGGAATATTTGATCCCCATAGGCGTTGCCGATATAAAAAGAGAAGGTACTGATGTCACTATAGTTTCTTTCGGTAAAATTATCAAAGAGGCGTACAAAGCAGCAGATGAATTGGCAAAAGAAGATATTTCCTGCGAAATTATAGATTTGCGTACGGTACGACCTTTGGATATTGATGCGATCATTACGTCAGTTAAAAAGACAAACCGTTTGGTTATTCTTGAGGAGGCATGGCCGTTTGGCAATGTTTCTACGGAGATCACTTTCCAGGTACAGGAAAAAGCATTTGACTTTCTGGATGCACCCATAATAAAAATTAATACGGCAGATACACCAGCACCTTATTCACCAGTTCTTTTTAAAGAATGGATCCCCAATAGTGATGATGTTATCCTAGCGGTTAAAAAAGTGCTTTATAAATAA